In Plasmodium gaboni strain SY75 chromosome 11, whole genome shotgun sequence, the following proteins share a genomic window:
- a CDS encoding hypothetical protein (conserved Plasmodium protein, unknown function) → MNNTDKLHKKKGKHANLNEDEVYDEIEKKIKRSKVEKKSTNTKTNTIEYNLNIHNNIFLRLMKENKEKYEKIDNIEKIYRKLKSDIISLNISYVQMEHYDSFFYYEKNKIDFILPELDNIINSSNIDILKDLCDISFYPIYNTTLSKRIIEWLTKDRNNNDKKEYTEGVNMSYLFSLNILLSYLIYKNDDNSNYSCLIYLNMLHWMQNDKKILKFRLFILKGILKRFLFCCSYFNDKEILKLKKIENDSVIDESKLHVLKNIFLTLYNSVEYIDISNLLNINDKNCIFELIKFFIELIKKPLIYSLHILCVNYLIKIVKSCYDFRFTYNINWELYDIGPEVNIFVKIINLILAKILSVIKDTKNEENMFCLEEINNINNLITLFFINILNNCVRIIIPQVLINDKLKKQYLLNNENKYNREGNTNMDDITFEDEVVLNACNPIFSFIEIFIINHSDKYEKNVFIELIKILIKECRKIEKRYNIMKMISDEYILFIKDGDSKRKHDKSIDANYIKSRKVSRKRFDSNASFKLSDEYSSSIYSETEDEDKNEDEVHKNGIKNITNNQKEINVNDDDNITNNVSNEETNRISMKDNTNMNKDDIVSSQKEEEIKSKESSQEKDDPSEINKHPKKKVYRNNFINKLNYKRKGTFLVDNKTYYITYESVMVRYLNLLLKYMNCERYQIRNTMLDLFLSLIKKKRTNKNESIFQSLFKLFLERLEDPNVIVKAKALSILVTLTNKKYYDNSLIYKFIFNKMNEKINMYKIISCNIYSNRSNIRKLIIIYIEAIFEALIHKKLNYKIYFFFVYNYLCTLSLDAMSSVRRQVLLTVNNLFINASHDFHITKIWIAIIFSSITDIEETIKDECISIFLNTFIKPALSSSLLNINENKIKQVLKKYNITYFKINQELVEKIGRKYLNDIPRKYECNDVSNKVHIISTSDDIKNNNFKNEDNIECNNEEDNNYGNINMDNIMEEKKNKNMKKESDEEYDRNNDGILYLIHLFDIYFENDLNNTFICILKYMTKYDLLHFNIIISCLKKKKNNTLEDFINLLNSFLYNMRYFSIKVLNTFILDFIIQLSKEYQKKIKFENVLFLLNRCYEIYLMNINNMNNERNMELYNNKYKTLSLIKSKDKINHIEKNDNDNNNSIHNDDKMSKVVLNDNIEGKENKNLIDYILSDEDLIYEKEICTNGILKNILLKLFTILYNLLDSTEEELDESFLFKMENTIYHFNCPICFIYIILNIIRKKKKNINDFIEKLKNKIVYFFEHIETIELNNIFCNILITFIFLINDFKKGDTFLNMVCTKLKKIYENIDNIEMNTTITTNTDNSSSSSSNNNIMIKNCIYLTQSILVIDKSVSIRNELFLNFEKDLKNVNTCMNILNNLIILIYYMIINFGSSCNKFVFVLLRFFKHDNSFLRYLSFYVLSKLLSEDYIKYNNQFFFGVLYLLADKNEIIRKQSLSVFKHILMMYSNKNNIINYIIECIFVLNNFYNFKLSKHLIHIGNIFHINNNIDRYKIYSYLLENLSNSEKFSLQQKLINEYLIQYVYNYDNYYFEEDDIINEKNKIKNKTILPLNDQDNEGSVLLDVLNILSCKLMKIKIKKDFAPKLEEKNKNIRIKNVENSVKVLNDLMKNILKKNTLPILLSLRTIMFKTKSFFFKYINNLIIYLCIDYKDSIDELINETHLRNEIIIDFQNFIYIDSILLHAEQYNHLLFDKNKNININFLEHSENIFDTQINHQQHKDKNNKKKKKFYHIIDNNHNDINHKEKNNYDSSYTSSDEYEQVEKVLHGISSDNDEYAQKGKKKKKKKKLKHKGI, encoded by the exons atgaacaataCAGATAAATTACATAAGAAAAAAGGAAAGCATGCCAATTTAAATGAAGACGAAGTATACGACgaaattgaaaaaaaaataaaaaggagCAAGGTAGAAAAGAAGTCCACAAATACAAAAACAAATACCATTGAATATAATTTgaatattcataataatatatttttaagacttatgaaagaaaacaaagaaaaatatgaaaaaattgataatatagaaaaaatatatagaaagTTAAAATCGGATATTATTTCgttaaatatatcatatgtTCAAATGGAACATTATgattcttttttttattatgaaaaaaataaaattgatTTTATACTTCCTGAATtagataatattattaattcatcaaatattgatatattaaaagatttATGTGATATATCGTTTTATCCTATATATAACACAAca CTCAGCAAACGAATAATCGAATGGTTGACAAAAgatagaaataataatgataagAAAGAATATACTGAAGGTGTTAATATGTCTTATTTATTTAGTTTAAACATCCTCTTATCATacttaatatataagaatgATGATAATTCAAATTATAGTTGCCTTATATATCTTAATATGCTACAC TGGATGCAGAACGACAAGAAAATTTTGAAATTTCGTCTGTTCATACTCAAAGGAATACTCAAGAGATTCTTATTTTGTTGTTCTTATTTTAATGATAAAGAAATTTTAAAgctaaaaaaaattgaaaatgATAGTGTGATAGATg AGTCAAAACTTCAcgttttaaaaaatatatttcttacTTTATATAACAGCGTGgaatatatagatataagTAATTTGCTAAACATAAATGATAAGAATTGTATATTTGAgttaattaaattttttatcGAGCTAATTAAAAAGcctttaatatattctttacACATATTATGTGTAAACTATTTAATAAAGATAGTAAAGAGTTGTTATGACTTTCGTTTtacttataatataaattgggaattatatgatatagGCCCAGAagtaaatatttttgtaaaaattataaatttaatattagccaaaatattatctgttataaaagatacaaagaatgaagaaaatatgttttgtctagaagaaataaataatataaataatttaattactttattctttattaatattttaaataattgTGTTCGTATTATTATACCTCAAGTTCTAATTAATGATAAACTAAAGAaacaatatttattaaataatgaaaataaatacaacAGGGAAGGGAATACAAACATGGATGACATAACATTTGAAGATGAAGTTGTTTTGAATGcat GTAATCctatattttcttttattgaaatatttataataaatcaCAGCGACAAATACgaaaaaaatgtattcATCGAACtaatcaaaatattaataaaagaatgccgaaaaattgaaaagagatataatattatgaagATGATTTCTGATGAATATATTCTATTTATAAAAGATGGTGATAGTAAAAGGAAACATGACAAATCTATAGATgcaaattatataaaaagtagAAAAGTAAGTAGAAAGAGATTTGATTCTAATGCTTCTTTTAAGTTGTCAGATGAATATAGTTCGTCTATATATTCGGAGACAGAGGATGAGGATAAAAACGAGGACGAAGTACATAAGAAtggaataaaaaatataactaataatcaaaaagaaattaatgtaaatgatgatgataatataacaaataatgTAAGTAACGAAGAAACAAATAGAATAAGTATGAAAGACAATACAAATATGAATAAGGATGATATAGTCTCATCACAAAAGGAGGAAGAGATAAAATCAAAAGAATCATCTCAAGAAAAAGATGATCCTAGcgaaataaataaacatcCAAAGAAAAAAGTGTATAGAAATAATTTCATTAATAAGTTGAATTATAAAAGGAAAGGAACTTTTCTTGttgataataaaacatattatattacatatgAAAGTGTAATGGTTAGATATTTAAATTtgttattaaaatatatgaattgTGAAAGATATCAAATAAGAAATACTATGCTTGacttatttttatctttaataaaaaagaaaagaacaaataaaaatgaatcTATATTTCAAAGcttatttaaattatttttgGAAAGATTAGAAGATCCAAATGTAATTGTAAAGGCAAAGGCTTTATCTATCCTAGTTACATTAACgaataagaaatattatgataattcattaatatataaatttatatttaataaaatgaatgaaaaaataaatatgtataaaattatatcatGCAATATTTATAGTAATCGTAGtaatataagaaaattaattataatatatatagaagCAATATTTGAAGCattaatacataaaaaattaaattataaaatatattttttttttgtttataattatttatgCACATTATCATTAGATGCTATGTCTTCTGTTCGTAGGCAAGTATTATTAACtgttaataatttatttataaatgCAAGTCATGATTTTCATATTACTAAAATATGGATAGcaataattttttcatccATAACAGATATCGAAGAAACTATAAAAGATGAATgtatatctatatttttaaatacGTTTATTAAACCTGCTTTGTCAAGTTCcttattaaatataaatgagaataaaattaaacaagtattaaaaaagtataatataacatattttaaaattaatcAGGAATTAGTTGAAAAAATTGGTAggaaatatttaaatgatattccaagaaaatatgaatgTAACGATGTATCAAATAAGGTGCATATTATTTCAACAAgtgatgatataaaaaataataactttaaaaatgaagataatattgagtgtaataatgaagaagataataattatggaaatataaatatggataatataatggaagaaaagaaaaataaaaatatgaaaaaagaaagtGATGAAGAATATGATAGGAACAATGATggtatattatatttaattcatttatttgatatatattttgagaatgatttaaataatacatttatttgtatattaaaatatatgactaaatatgatttattacattttaacattataatatcatgtttaaaaaaaaagaagaataaTACATTAGAAGACTTTATAAATTTGttaaattcttttttatataatatgagatatttttcaataaaggtattaaatacatttatattagATTTTATAATACAGTTATCTAAAgaatatcaaaaaaaaataaaatttgaGAATGTgttatttcttttaaatagATGTTAcgaaatatatttgatgaatataaataatatgaacaatgAAAGGAACATggaattatataataataaatataaaaccttatcattaataaaaagcaaagataaaataaatcatatagaaaaaaatgataatgataataataattctatTCATAATGATGATAAGATGTCCAAAGTAgtattaaatgataatatagaaggaaaagaaaataaaaatttaattgattatatattaagtGATGAAGATTTAatttatgaaaaagaaatatgtACTAATggaatattaaaaaatattttattaaaattatttactattctttataatttGTTAGATAGCACAGAAGAAGAATTAGATGAATCATTTTTGTTTAAGATGGAAAATAcaatatatcattttaattgtcctatatgttttatatatataatattgaatattataagaaagaagaaaaaaaatataaatgacTTTATAGAAAagttaaaaaataaaatagtatatttttttgaacaTATTGAAACTAttgaattaaataatatattttgtaatatattaataacttttatatttttgataaaTGATTTTAAGAAAGGTGATACGTTTTTAAATATGGTGTGTACAAAATTAAAGAAgatatatgaaaatattgataatatagAAATGAATACAACAATAACAACAAATACTGATAatagtagtagtagtagtagtaataataatataatgattaagaattgtatttatttaacACAAAGCATTTTAGTTATTGATAAAAGTGTTAGTATACGtaatgaattatttttaaattttgaAAAAGATTTAAAGAATGTTAATACCTGTATGAATATCcttaataatttaattatccttatatattatatgataataaattttgGTAGTTCCTGCAATAAATTTGTATTTGTTCTTTTACgtttttttaaacatgataattcttttcttagatatttatcattttatgtattatctaaattattatcagaagattatataaaatataataatcaatTTTTCTTTGgtgttttatatttattagcagataaaaatgaaataatacGTAAACAGTCTTTATCTGTATTTAAACACATTTTAATGATGTATTCcaataaaaacaatataataaattatataatagaaTGTATATTTGTCTTAaacaatttttataattttaaattaagtaaacatttaatacatataggaaatatatttcatataaataataatattgacagatataaaatatattcttatttattaGAAAATTTAAGTAATAGTGaaaaattttctttacaacaaaaattaataaatgaatatttaatacaatatgtatataattatgataattattatttcgaagaagatgatataataaatgaaaaaaacaaaattaaaaataaaacaatttTACCATTAAATGATCAAGATAATGAAGGTTCAGTATTATTAGatgtattaaatatattatcttgtaaattaatgaaaattaaaattaaaaaagattTTGCTCCTAAattagaagaaaaaaataaaaatatcagaataaaaaatgtagaAAATAGTGTAAAAGTATTAAATGatttaatgaaaaatattctaaaaaaaaatacattaCCAATCTTATTATCATTAAGAACAATTATGTTCAAAACAAAatcattcttttttaaatatattaataatttaattatttatttatgtatagATTATAAAGATTCAATAGACgaattaataaatgaaaCACATCTTAGaaatgaaataattatagattttcaaaattttatatatatagattCCATCTTATTACATGCTGAACAATATAAccatttattatttgataaaaataaaaatatcaaCATCAATTTTTTAGAGCACTcagaaaatatatttgacACACAAATAAATCACCAACAACATAAAgataaaaacaataaaaaaaaaaaaaaattttatcatattatcGATAATAATCACAATGATATCAATCATaaagagaaaaataattatgattCCTCTTACACTTCTAGTGATGAATATGAGCAAGTTGAAAAAGTCTTACATGGCATATCATCTGACAATGACGAATATGCCCAAaaagggaaaaaaaaaaaaaaaaaaaaaaaattaaaacataaaggaatataa
- a CDS encoding putative 3-oxo-5-alpha-steroid 4-dehydrogenase, translating to MKVILKKRNGKYIDCFDLSPSTTVDQFKEIYYKKYHYYPERQKWNLDSAAGKTLISGTLNENGIKDSDILIFKDLGVQISWRLVYVIEYLGPIIIFPFFYFCDKYVYSHTNKNKHIIQIFSLWFLLFHFIKREFESLFIHRFSNATMPIIRVPINCGHYWILCGVSIGYYLFHPLYKPYDIESKPYCVYGLFFVLLILEFLNLKCHLILRNLRPRGTKNRGIPHGYGFNHISCANYFYESLIWIIFSLITNTLTGYVFSFVATTQMTIWALKKHKNYKREFPNYPRNRKAIFPYIL from the exons atgaaagtaatattaaaaaagagaaatggaaaatatatagacTGTTTTGATTTGAGTCCTTCAACAACTGTTGATCAATTTAAAGAAatttattacaaaaaat aTCATTATTATCCAGAAAGGCAAAAATGGAATTTAGATTCAg CCGCTGGAAAAACATTAATAAGTGGAAcattaaatgaaaatggAATAAAAGACAgtgatatattaatatttaaagatttag GGGTACAAATATCGTGGCGACTTGTTTATGTTATAGAATATTTGGGAccaattattattttcccctttttttatttttgtgATAAATATGTGTATTCACATACAAATAAGAATAAGCATATTATACaaat ATTTTCCCTGTggtttttattatttcattttataaaaagagAGTTTGaatctttatttattcatcGATTTAGTAATGCTACAATGCCAATAATTAGGGTTCCCATAAATTGTGGTCATTATTG gATATTATGTGGTGTTAGCATTGGATACTATTTATTTCATCCATTATATAAGCCGTATGATATTGAATCCAAACCATATTGTGTGTACGGccttttttttgtgttatta ATTTTAGAATTCCTGAATTTAAAATGCCACTTGATATTAAGAAATTTAAGACCAAGAG GTACGAAAAATAGAGGGATACCTCATGGTTATGGCTTTAATCATATATCATGTGCcaattatttttatgaatcATTAATATggattatattttcattgATTACAAATACATTGACAG GTTATGTTTTTAGCTTTGTTGCTACCACACAAATGACCATATGGGCTCTTAAGAAAcacaaaaattataaaagaGAATTTCCTAACTACCCAAg GAATAGGAAGGCAATATTTCCATATATCTTATGA
- a CDS encoding hypothetical protein (conserved Plasmodium protein, unknown function), with protein MNGGNLNIPEFILKHEKNEKERLKIKRNKYLKRNIYKDNYSFIYFIFLHNINEHVEITTNNFDLLKGQLEELKKNTNNNIKGIILKDVIKKNNNNDSYFSKLYISITNIYTCMPDNICSMKKNINTETKPFCDLIVTSYKNQMMNKIYEKFKKLGNQYV; from the coding sequence atgaatgGAGGAAATTTAAACATACCtgaatttatattaaagcacgaaaaaaatgaaaaagaaagattaaaaattaaaagaaacaaataccttaaaaggaatatatataaagataattatagttttatttattttatttttctacataatataaatgagCACGTTGAAATTACaacaaataattttgatttattaaaagGTCAACttgaagaattaaaaaaaaatacaaacaacaatataaaaggaataattttaaaagatgtaataaaaaaaaataacaataacGATTCTTATTTCTCTAAATTGTATATTTCtataacaaatatttatacatgTATGCCGGATAATATTTGTTCcatgaaaaaaaatataaatacagAAACCAAGCCCTTTTGTGACCTTATTGTAACTAGCTATAAAAATCAGATGatgaataaaatttatGAAAAGTTTAAAAAATTAGGAAACcaatatgtataa
- a CDS encoding hypothetical protein (conserved Plasmodium protein, unknown function), translating into MVQNIKVKVKKSKITERKNKSQKAKKNKEKIVVKSLRKKSKLVKINKIEEMAKRLCASTNNNLKFLNNEGKKKE; encoded by the exons ATGGTACAAAATATCAAAGTAAAAGTGAAGAAAAGCAAAATAACGGAAAGGAAAAATAAGTCCCAAAAGGCAAAAAAGaataaggaaaaaataGTTGTAAAAAGTTTAAGAAAG AAGAGCAAATTAGTAAAAATTAACAAAATTGAAGAGATGGCAAAACGATTATGTGCTTCGACCAATAATAATCtgaaatttttaaataatgaaggaaagaaaaaagaataa